The following coding sequences lie in one Danio rerio strain Tuebingen ecotype United States chromosome 3, GRCz12tu, whole genome shotgun sequence genomic window:
- the nags gene encoding N-acetylglutamate synthase, mitochondrial isoform X1, translating to MAKVNSGSSGCRAMVMAGQFWTKPFALSSQRSGPHRRSAAEVNRRMSSSRTAGHGSKTPLWSQQESYNHSSLGERSAWSNRTLIYRDVKAFLREIGGDPREARYWLTHFQRAGSTPAFAVLEVDPSVFDSHEMVQSLAFGLSFLQRMDMKLVVVMGLPAEITEDDHTRSATDSPLARTVMVKHCQALTEALQDNSANVMPFFSSEALLQLQDNPLDGSSSGPSVVVDSALLQWTLDCRVIPLVCPVGRDTTGRSSVLRSIQVTTAISQTLQPLKVIFLNSSGGIRNQNHKVLGLVSLPGDLPALSCAEWLNEVEQKRIGSIAELLNLLPVESSAVLTSANTLLTELFSHKGSGTLFKNGDPIRRYSSLEDIDVDRLLALINKSFEKNLREDYIASLEGRLHSVYLSEGYSAAAIITTEPVNSGTPYLDKFVVSSSKQGQGTGQILWECIRQDFSKLFWRSRTTNRINPWYFKHCDGSFVNGHWIVFWLGLSDIRESYELVEFAKSHPDSFCSLSTTETKPLQQHHGS from the exons ATGGCCAAAGTCAACAGTGGTTCGTCCGGTTGCAGGGCCATGGTCATGGCTGGCCAGTTTTGGACCAAACCGTTCGCTTTGAGTTCGCAGAGGAGCGGTCCCCATCGGCGGAGCGCAGCAGAGGTGAACCGGCGCATGAGCTCTTCCAGGACCGCTGGACATGGCAGCAAAACCCCGCTGTGGAGCCAGCAAGAGTCCTACAACCACTCGTCCCTGGGTGAGCGCAGCGCCTGGTCCAACCGCACGCTGATCTACAGAGATGTCAAAGCTTTCCTCCGTGAGATTGGAGGAGACCCGCGGGAGGCGCGCTACTGGCTGACACATTTTCAGCGGGCCGGGTCCACTCCTGCCTTCGCGGTGCTGGAG GTTGACCCTTCAGTATTTGATAGCCATGAGATGGTCCAGAGTTTGGCTTTCGGGCTCTCGTTCCTGCAGCGGATGGATATGAAGCTTGTGGTGGTGATGGGACTGCCTGCTGAGATTACGGAAGACGACCACACCAGATCTGCCACCGATTCCCCTCTCGCCAGGACTGTAATGGTGAAACACTGTCAAGCTTTAACAGAAGCACTTCAGGACAACTCCGCCAATGTGATGCCTTTCTTTAGTTCAGAGGCACTTTTACAACTGCAGGACAACCCTCTGGACGGCAGCAG CAGTGGGCCGTCAGTAGTTGTGGACTCAGCTCTTCTGCAATGGACTCTGGACTGTCGAGTGATTCCTCTGGTGTGTCCAGTGGGTCGCGATACGACCGGTCGCTCTTCTGTCCTCCGCTCCATCCAGGTGACCACGGCCATCTCACAGACACTACAGCCTCTCAAAGTCATCTTCCTGAACAGCTCAGGGGGAATCCGCAACCAAAACCACAAG GTGCTGGGTTTGGTGTCATTACCGGGTGATTTGCCGGCTCTGAGTTGTGCAGAATGGCTGAATGAGGTGGAGCAGAAGCGCATCGGCAGTATTGCAGAGCTGCTCAATCTGCTGCCGGTGGAAAGTTCAGCTGTGCTCACCTCTGCAAACACACTCCTCACTGAGCTCTTTAGTCACAAAG GCTCGGGTACCCTGTTTAAAAATGGAGACCCTATACGCAG ATACAGCAGTCTGGAGGACATTGATGTTGACCGTCTGCTGGCGCTGATTAACAAGTCTTTCGAGAAGAATCTGAGAGAGGATTATATAGCATCTCTGGAGGGCAGACTGCATTCTGTTTACCTGTCGGAAGG TTACAGTGCAGCTGCTATAATCACCACAGAGCCTGTGAACAGTGGCACTCCATACCTGGACAAGTTTGTGGTCAGCAGCAGTAAACAAGGCCAGGGAACTGGGCAGATCTTATGGGAATGCATTCGACAGGACTTCAGCAAGCTCTTCTGGAGATCCCGCACCACTAATCGCATCAATCCCTG GTACTTCAAGCACTGTGACGGCAGTTTTGTAAACGGCCATTGGATTGTATTCTGGCTTGGTCTTTCGGACATTCGTGAGTCTTATGAACTGGTGGAGTTCGCCAAGTCCCATCCTGACTCCTTCTGCTCTCTCTCTACAACAGAGACCAAACCTCTTCAGCAGCACCACGGCTCATAA
- the nags gene encoding N-acetylglutamate synthase, mitochondrial produces the protein MAKVNSGSSGCRAMVMAGQFWTKPFALSSQRSGPHRRSAAEVNRRMSSSRTAGHGSKTPLWSQQESYNHSSLGERSAWSNRTLIYRDVKAFLREIGGDPREARYWLTHFQRAGSTPAFAVLEVDPSVFDSHEMVQSLAFGLSFLQRMDMKLVVVMGLPAEITEDDHTRSATDSPLARTVMVKHCQALTEALQDNSANVMPFFSSEALLQLQDNPLDGSSGPSVVVDSALLQWTLDCRVIPLVCPVGRDTTGRSSVLRSIQVTTAISQTLQPLKVIFLNSSGGIRNQNHKVLGLVSLPGDLPALSCAEWLNEVEQKRIGSIAELLNLLPVESSAVLTSANTLLTELFSHKGSGTLFKNGDPIRRYSSLEDIDVDRLLALINKSFEKNLREDYIASLEGRLHSVYLSEGYSAAAIITTEPVNSGTPYLDKFVVSSSKQGQGTGQILWECIRQDFSKLFWRSRTTNRINPWYFKHCDGSFVNGHWIVFWLGLSDIRESYELVEFAKSHPDSFCSLSTTETKPLQQHHGS, from the exons ATGGCCAAAGTCAACAGTGGTTCGTCCGGTTGCAGGGCCATGGTCATGGCTGGCCAGTTTTGGACCAAACCGTTCGCTTTGAGTTCGCAGAGGAGCGGTCCCCATCGGCGGAGCGCAGCAGAGGTGAACCGGCGCATGAGCTCTTCCAGGACCGCTGGACATGGCAGCAAAACCCCGCTGTGGAGCCAGCAAGAGTCCTACAACCACTCGTCCCTGGGTGAGCGCAGCGCCTGGTCCAACCGCACGCTGATCTACAGAGATGTCAAAGCTTTCCTCCGTGAGATTGGAGGAGACCCGCGGGAGGCGCGCTACTGGCTGACACATTTTCAGCGGGCCGGGTCCACTCCTGCCTTCGCGGTGCTGGAG GTTGACCCTTCAGTATTTGATAGCCATGAGATGGTCCAGAGTTTGGCTTTCGGGCTCTCGTTCCTGCAGCGGATGGATATGAAGCTTGTGGTGGTGATGGGACTGCCTGCTGAGATTACGGAAGACGACCACACCAGATCTGCCACCGATTCCCCTCTCGCCAGGACTGTAATGGTGAAACACTGTCAAGCTTTAACAGAAGCACTTCAGGACAACTCCGCCAATGTGATGCCTTTCTTTAGTTCAGAGGCACTTTTACAACTGCAGGACAACCCTCTGGACGGCAGCAG TGGGCCGTCAGTAGTTGTGGACTCAGCTCTTCTGCAATGGACTCTGGACTGTCGAGTGATTCCTCTGGTGTGTCCAGTGGGTCGCGATACGACCGGTCGCTCTTCTGTCCTCCGCTCCATCCAGGTGACCACGGCCATCTCACAGACACTACAGCCTCTCAAAGTCATCTTCCTGAACAGCTCAGGGGGAATCCGCAACCAAAACCACAAG GTGCTGGGTTTGGTGTCATTACCGGGTGATTTGCCGGCTCTGAGTTGTGCAGAATGGCTGAATGAGGTGGAGCAGAAGCGCATCGGCAGTATTGCAGAGCTGCTCAATCTGCTGCCGGTGGAAAGTTCAGCTGTGCTCACCTCTGCAAACACACTCCTCACTGAGCTCTTTAGTCACAAAG GCTCGGGTACCCTGTTTAAAAATGGAGACCCTATACGCAG ATACAGCAGTCTGGAGGACATTGATGTTGACCGTCTGCTGGCGCTGATTAACAAGTCTTTCGAGAAGAATCTGAGAGAGGATTATATAGCATCTCTGGAGGGCAGACTGCATTCTGTTTACCTGTCGGAAGG TTACAGTGCAGCTGCTATAATCACCACAGAGCCTGTGAACAGTGGCACTCCATACCTGGACAAGTTTGTGGTCAGCAGCAGTAAACAAGGCCAGGGAACTGGGCAGATCTTATGGGAATGCATTCGACAGGACTTCAGCAAGCTCTTCTGGAGATCCCGCACCACTAATCGCATCAATCCCTG GTACTTCAAGCACTGTGACGGCAGTTTTGTAAACGGCCATTGGATTGTATTCTGGCTTGGTCTTTCGGACATTCGTGAGTCTTATGAACTGGTGGAGTTCGCCAAGTCCCATCCTGACTCCTTCTGCTCTCTCTCTACAACAGAGACCAAACCTCTTCAGCAGCACCACGGCTCATAA